cactgcttgtaattatacttcagcattccatagtaacatctgacaaaaatatctaaagatactgaggcagcagactttgtgacaATGTATAttcgtgtcattctcaaaacttttggccacgactgtatatcaTTCATTTTAAAGTCCCAAAATGTATGTCGCAATTGCCCCCAATAAATGCAAACTGACACAGATTATGGGCAGCGTCACCCTGCTCCTAACGTACCTTCAGTATGATGTCGTGTGTGGGGCTGCCGATGCGCTCCTCAAGAGCCACGCAGTACTCTCTGGCCAGGGGCACCGTGGGGCTGTACAGACGCCAATGTTTCTCACCCTCCAACTGGAGGATAAACACCTGGGGAAAGgcgtacacatatttagcagatgttatcgcaggtgcagcaaaatACTTGTTTCTGGCTCAAACAGTTATACCGAACATTACAAAACAGTACACTCAAATCCCCAAAATTCTAGAAATAGCATAATGAGCAATGTCTGTgtccagaatataaatatatacactgaacaaaaataaaagcaacatgtaacaatttcaaagatttacagttcatataaggaattcagtcaattgaaatacattcttTAGGCCatagtctatggatttcacatgactgggaatacagatatgcgtctgttggtcacagataccttaaacaaatggtaggggcatggatcagaaaaccagtcagtatctgctgtgaCCAGCATTTGCCTCATGTAGAGTGACAtctcctttgcaaagataatcAGACTATTGATTAAGGtcagtggaatgttgtcccactactcttcaatagctgtgtgaagttgcttgatattggcgggaactggaacacgtcgTTGTACAAGTTGATCCAGAGcatgacgagcacgcagatgagcttccccgaGATGGTCTGAGTTTTGTTcgacttactgccaaattctctaaaacgacacttctggtagagaaattaacattcaattctctagcaacagctctggtggacattcctgcagtcagcatgccaattgcacgctccctcaaaacttgagacatctgtagcattttgttgtgtgacaaaactgtacattttaaagtatatttttattgtccccagcacaaggtgcacctgtttaatcagcttcttgatatgccagatctgtcaagtggatggattatattggcaaaggagaaatgctcactaacagggatgtaaacacatatgcacaacatttgagagaaataagctttttgtgcatatagaaAACTttggtatcttttatttcagctcatgaaaccaaacTTTTCATGatgcctttatatttttgttcagtatatatatatatatgtatgtatgtatatatatatatatatatatatatataaaatatatacacacagtgccttgcgaaagtattcggcccccttgaactttgtgaccttttgccacatttcaggcttcaaacataaagatataaaactgtatttttttgtgaagaatcaacaacaagtgggacacaatcatgaagtggaacgacatttattggatatttcaaacttttttaacaaatcaaaaactgaaaaattgggcgtgcaaaattattcaaaaaAAATAacgggaacacttaaacaacacaatgtaactccaagtcaatcacacttctgtgaaatcaaactgtccacttacgaagcaacactgattgacagtaaatttcacatgctgttgtgcaagtggaatagacaacaggtggaaattataggcaattagcaagacacccccaataaaggagtggttctgcaggtggggaccacagaccacttctcagttcctatgcttcctggctgatgttttggtcacttttgaatgctggcggtgctttcactctagtggtagcatgagacggagtctacaacccacacaagtggctcaggtagtgcagctcatcaggatggaacatcaatgcgagctgtggcaagaaggtttgctgtgtctgtcagcgtagtgtccagagcatggaggcgctaccaggagacaggccagtacatcaggagatgtggaggaggccgtaggagggcaacaacccagcagcagggcccctacctccgcctttgtgcaaggaggagcactgccagagccctgcaaaatgacctccagcaggccacaaatgtgcatgtgtctgctcaaacggtcagaaacagactccatgagggtggtatgagggtccgacgtccacaggtggagagtttgatttcacagaagcgtgattgacttggagttacattgtgttgtttaagtgttcccgtTATTTTTTTtaagcagtgtatatatatatattgaacaaaaatataaacgcatcatgtaaagttttggtttcatgagctgaaataaaagataccaaAGTTttctatatgcacaaaaagcttatttctctcaaatgttgtgcatatgtgtttacatccctgttagtgagcatttctcctttgccaatataatccatccacttgacagtatatatcaatatatatatatatatgtatattggccatagtggagtttggagtgtgactgtgaggttgtggacaagtgtcttttatactgataacaagttcaaacagttgtcattaatacaggtaacgagtggaggacagaggagcctcttaaagaagaagttacaggtctgtgagagccagaaatcttgcttgtttgtaggtgaccaaatacttattttccaccataatatgcaaataaattcattaaaaatcctacaatgtgattttctgaattttttttcttctcattttgtctgtcatagttgaagtgtacctatgatgaaaattacaggcctcatctttttaagtgggagaacttgcacaattggtggctgactaaatacttttttgccccactgtgtgtaaatatatatatatgatggtatgtagacagtatggacagtatatgaataggaaaggtgtacagcagtagatatataggATTACTAGAATAAagcatatacatatgaagtgggtaaaagaGTATGTAAACATTTAAATATTTTCTAACCCTCAAAACTATACTACAAATGTTGCAGCCAGGGTTATGTTCAGTAGGGAACACTGTAGCAAAATTATTTGAAATGTAAAGGTGAAATTTTAGTTTCTTATGGGTAGCTATGACATGTTCTGGTTCCCACTGAACACTACCCTGATGTGGACCATTTTGGGGCCAGTTCAGTGGTGTACCTCCACGTCGTCGTAGTGTGGGGGTAGCCCTTGGGAATCCTGTGGGGTGATGTAGACGTTGGAGCCCACAAGAGCGCCGAAGAAACACTCCAGCCTCTCCTGAATCCGCCACAACTCGTCCTGGAGACACACGGTTAGTTAGAGGAGAGCAGGCATCTTAGAATCTCCGAATATAATACTATTGGGTTCAGCTTTGCACAAATATGGAATGATCAAGATGTTCAGATATCTGTGCAATAGATTTTAATTCATGTTGTGTTCACCAACATATTCAAGGTGTTCACATTTAAAATAGGCAAATCTGAATCTGAGCTAAACAACATCTTAGCTAAAGGATATATGTCACTACCAGTCCCTTTCTGTTAGCACAGAGCCACTGCCACAGTGCTGCATTAACTAGGACCTTCACTCCATTTTCTACAGGGATGCAGTTTTGGCAGGCCAAGATCTAATAATACCTTATTCAACTGATCAACAATCATAATTAATACAATCAAGCTGAATCAAGTGTTTAGGTAATAATGCTAGGCTGGGAAAACCCTTCCCCACATACTGTGGCCATACAGGAGCAGAGTTATGTTCAGTAGAAACAAAACATGTTCTCCTGTTTCATACTATCACAGACCAGAACCCATGACTCGGGAGTACAAAACACTGTGGATAAACACATGTCCACTACTCTCACCTTAAACCTCTGAGGCTGGTGGAACTGGATGGTGGCCTTCTGGTTGAAGTCCTTTTTGAGCTGGCTGTAGTTGACACGGCCTTCCTTGTTCAACACAGTCTTGTTGCCCTGGACGCTGCGGCACACATTGAGGTCTCTGGCATACGTCAGGCCCTGAGCGCACAGCCCCTTCAGGTCTGAAAGCTGGAACAGAGACTTGTAGTAGGAGGCCAGGCCTGGGTCAGACCTCTGGAGGTGGAGGGGCTTCTTCTCCCAGTAGTCAGCGAAAAATTCCTCCTGTCCCACTGGGGAAATTAGGCTCTGGAAGACAGTGTCTGGGGTGTCGAAGCAGAAAGGAGAGGGGACCCCATTGGAGTCTGTTTTCCTATGTTTGGGAGCGACCTCTTCGTCTCCGGATGCTGCTTTTCTTCCTTTCCTGGGCATCTTTAGCTGATAGAGAACGTTACATCAGTGGCATTAGATTAGAAGATAGCTAGTTAGCAGTTTCAATTTTCCATTGCTATCAAATTACGATTTACAGTGCAGTTGGAATAGCCCGTTCGATAGCAAATACTTGGGGTTATGTAGCTACTGTAGCAAGCTTCAGATacaaatgttagctagctaataacgTTTATGGGCTAACGttaattaacgttagctagctttcAAACTGTAGCTAATGTTATATAATGCTAAAATATAGCGAACGTTACCTGTTTTGCGTATGTTCCCACCTTCAGATTTAACACATATTAGCTATAAACTCTCCCTTTTCCCAAATCAGTTTGATAGCTACACGTGAGAATCGTGTTCTGTCCTGTAGCATAAAATGTCCGAAGGCAAACAAGTACTTTCCATTCCGCTCTGGTGATTCATGTCTCGAGTGTGGATTATTTCCAAATTGTATTCAATACAGAAATGATACACAACCACTACAATAAATGTTTGCATGTTAAGGCTAAATACTTTTATTAGTTGACATTTATATTGAATACAATAAAACAAGCAGAGCTGAGCAGGTTCTGTAAGGAGACCGTTCTATTACAACAGCGAGCTAGATCAAAATCTTAGTTTGAAAAGGGGGAAAGGTAGGGAGATGTCATTAAAGTGAGATGCACAACAGAAGGGCTCCTCGACTTCAGCAGTGAGCTCTCCTCTAATCAAGATCCAATGTCCAGTAAAAGATTAAACACATacaaaaagttaatttatttACATATTGGCTCTTTCAACATTTTGATAACATGAGGAATGGATCTCTATGATAGCACAACATTCAAATATCAGACTACTTTATGTGGAATTCAACAAACCCATTATGTGGAGTTCTAATAGAAAAGACGCAATTATCACAATTTTCCAACCAAAATATTTACGTTGAGGAAATGTGAAATAACACTAAAAATAAGAGGCCACTTGAAAATGCCAAAATGAAGTTCCATTAACTGTTGTTTTTCCTGTGTATGGAGGGAGGCAGGTGCAgtgttttggtaaaaaaaaaaaaaaaagtatttcttTGAAGAGCGGAGGGAGGATGAACTCTGCCTTGGTTGGCAGACGCTCATCTTAAGTCCAGGCAGGAGAGAATTTGATGTCCAATCACAGGACCCAGCCTGCTCTCCATCACTGGGGGACCTCTGTGTCCCCTGGATGGGGGCCTGTCTCAGGGAGCTCCAACTTCTCGCACTCGGTCAACTTCAAAGTTAAGTGCTGGGCGATCTCGTTGGGGTCAGTATACAGAGCAGCAGGGACGTTCTGGaaggcaaagagagagaaactaaATGCTGTTGTCTTTTCTAGATATTGCCATTGACTAATTGTTCTCCATTTACAATAGTGGTATGATTGCATCAGCTGCACAGTGACATATACGCATGTAGCATGAATGTTTTGGACAATATTTTAGTGATGTCACTGCACAATGCTGAGCTTGCTCTGACTTGCCAGCGGACTTCCGCTACACATGTACTTTTCAAACGGGGAAGAAAAATCTCACCTTCAATTCTGAAATTTTGCTTTCCCGAGTGCTAAACTCTCTGATCATGTAATTCTTTCCAGTCTGTAAAGAGAACCTCTGTAAGCGATCAGTCATTTCATAAGTAGGCATAACCATCATGTAGTTACATAGAAGGAAATGGACATCACTAAAGTTACCCATAGAATTTGATTCCAATGCACATCCATTCTGGTGGTTACCGTTAATCGATTGCCATTTCCCAGGAAAGCCCAGTCACACTTGCCTCGTGATAGAGCCGTGTGTCATTTATCCGGATCAAAACTCCATCCACCCGCAGGAAGAACCGCAGAAGCAGGAAGAAACTGGTGGGCATCACTCTCTGTATCACACACAAGTGGGTATGAAGGGAGTAAGTCTTTCTTCAAAATGTCCTCAGAACAAATTAATCTGTCTCTCAAAGATGCAAGCGTTTAAGAAAATCCATTAAACATAATTACATAGGTGAATATAAAAAGCCTTTTTATTCCTGGTCTTACAGCCCCCGCAAGGACATGTCCTTTGGTGCTTGTCACACAGCCACAGACATCATATGGGGCGAATCTGCATAATCATAAAGTGTCAGTTCCTGTCTGAAAGTGGCACTCACTATTTTGACGCTGATCATGGACACGCCGTGGTCGTGAAGCTCGTCCTCAAAAAGCAGCACGTCATCGAAGAACATGATCTGTTCTCGCGCCTTCAGCTTCTCCATGTCGATGCGCTCCAACGTTTCTGTCGCCTGATGGAATAAAGAGTGATTTATTAGTGCAAACCGTagcaaaaaacaaaacgttttgcaactgaAAATTTTTTTATTGGACACATTCAGGTAGGTAGGTCTCTCGTTGTTTCGGCATGTTTGCCTCA
Above is a genomic segment from Oncorhynchus masou masou isolate Uvic2021 chromosome 12, UVic_Omas_1.1, whole genome shotgun sequence containing:
- the tiprl gene encoding TIP41-like protein isoform X1, whose amino-acid sequence is MLANLSAMMTHGFKSSKQDFIFGPWKVTAAKTHIMKSKDIERLGEEMHMPSLPEMLFGDNVLRIQHTDGYGIEFNAIDALKRVNNMQDSVKVACAQEWQESRADSEHSKEAVKHYDWTYTTDYRGTLLGEDQQMRATETLERIDMEKLKAREQIMFFDDVLLFEDELHDHGVSMISVKIRVMPTSFFLLLRFFLRVDGVLIRINDTRLYHETGKNYMIREFSTRESKISELKNVPAALYTDPNEIAQHLTLKLTECEKLELPETGPHPGDTEVPQ
- the tiprl gene encoding TIP41-like protein isoform X2, with the translated sequence MHMPSLPEMLFGDNVLRIQHTDGYGIEFNAIDALKRVNNMQDSVKVACAQEWQESRADSEHSKEAVKHYDWTYTTDYRGTLLGEDQQMRATETLERIDMEKLKAREQIMFFDDVLLFEDELHDHGVSMISVKIRVMPTSFFLLLRFFLRVDGVLIRINDTRLYHETGKNYMIREFSTRESKISELKNVPAALYTDPNEIAQHLTLKLTECEKLELPETGPHPGDTEVPQ